One window of Phycisphaeraceae bacterium genomic DNA carries:
- a CDS encoding type II toxin-antitoxin system HicA family toxin yields the protein MGTGNVRYDEARVNGFCLVSVTFLVTCVLYVGCAGSSRSWRERGRAESRGRCVLHTVCYSAGVNSREVIRRLVADGWVLARTKGSHHQYRHATKPGLVTVPHPKRDLPTGTLRSIAKQAGWSKP from the coding sequence ATGGGTACGGGTAATGTACGTTATGACGAGGCCCGTGTCAATGGGTTTTGTTTGGTATCGGTGACCTTTCTTGTAACCTGCGTGTTGTACGTTGGTTGCGCTGGATCATCGCGTTCTTGGCGGGAGAGAGGTCGGGCGGAATCGCGAGGACGTTGTGTTCTGCACACGGTATGCTATAGTGCTGGGGTGAACAGCCGCGAGGTTATCCGGAGGTTGGTTGCCGACGGGTGGGTACTTGCCCGCACGAAGGGGAGTCACCACCAGTACCGGCACGCGACGAAGCCGGGGCTGGTGACGGTGCCGCATCCGAAGCGGGATCTGCCGACCGGAACGCTGCGGAGCATCGCCAAGCAAGCCGGATGGAGCAAGCCATGA
- a CDS encoding transposase encodes MDNASWRVLAASVRKLDRSPRGGRFTFTDADIVLTFLWAVLHRRPTSWACRRDAWPLWRRGRLPSPSRMSRRLRTTSVQALLAAAEAENLVSASGALVLALDGKALRVASHSGDRTATFGAWGLRGYKLHAICDLAGSIVSWRLTPMHCHEAVMAKRMMRDMELNGYVLADSNYDSVKLYELCACKGGQLVVPRKDCRVGRGVRRSGTHPDRRRAIDMLEQSMTGFGRGLLSLRRVIERVFARLEMTHHVGLIPPHVRGIERVRRWIQAIIILDRHTQAMKR; translated from the coding sequence ATGGACAACGCGAGTTGGAGGGTGTTGGCGGCGAGCGTGCGGAAGCTGGATCGGAGCCCGCGTGGCGGTCGCTTCACCTTCACCGATGCGGACATCGTGCTGACCTTTCTCTGGGCCGTCTTGCACCGACGACCCACCTCCTGGGCGTGCCGACGCGATGCATGGCCGTTGTGGCGGCGTGGTCGATTGCCCTCGCCAAGCAGGATGAGCCGGCGGCTGAGAACCACCAGCGTCCAGGCGTTACTTGCCGCGGCGGAGGCGGAGAATCTGGTCTCTGCATCGGGAGCGTTGGTGCTGGCTCTTGACGGCAAGGCCCTGCGCGTCGCCTCGCACTCCGGAGACCGGACCGCGACCTTCGGCGCATGGGGACTGCGCGGCTACAAGCTCCATGCGATCTGCGATCTCGCGGGCTCGATCGTCTCCTGGCGTCTCACGCCCATGCACTGCCATGAAGCAGTGATGGCCAAGCGGATGATGCGAGACATGGAGTTGAACGGGTATGTGCTGGCCGACTCGAACTACGACAGCGTGAAGCTCTATGAACTCTGCGCGTGCAAGGGCGGACAACTGGTGGTTCCGCGGAAGGACTGCCGCGTGGGTCGCGGCGTGCGGCGGTCCGGAACGCATCCGGACCGCCGTCGAGCCATCGACATGCTGGAGCAGAGCATGACGGGCTTCGGCAGGGGCCTGCTGTCACTCCGGCGCGTGATCGAGCGTGTGTTTGCACGCCTGGAAATGACCCACCATGTGGGGCTTATCCCGCCGCACGTGCGCGGCATCGAGCGAGTCCGTCGATGGATCCAAGCCATCATCATCCTTGATCGACACACACAGGCAATGAAGCGATGA
- a CDS encoding type II toxin-antitoxin system HicB family antitoxin, with protein sequence MNYPVVIHKDKKSDYGVSVPDLPGCVSAGKTVDDALAMIREAIELHLEGLIEEGGVVPLPSAIEDLRDDPDYADGTWAIVTVDESTLRVKIARVGITMPQRVLDAIDRHAKATGETRSGLLARAAVRYIGREAGSMPEAKRGGAKLRKMQKQSKRRSA encoded by the coding sequence ATGAACTACCCAGTTGTGATCCATAAGGACAAGAAGAGCGACTACGGCGTGAGCGTGCCGGATCTGCCGGGATGTGTCTCTGCGGGCAAGACCGTTGATGATGCGCTCGCGATGATCCGCGAGGCCATCGAGCTTCATCTGGAGGGCTTGATCGAAGAGGGTGGCGTGGTGCCTCTGCCATCGGCGATTGAGGACCTGCGTGATGATCCGGACTATGCGGATGGAACGTGGGCGATCGTGACGGTGGATGAGTCGACCTTGCGTGTGAAGATCGCGCGGGTGGGGATCACGATGCCGCAGCGGGTGCTGGACGCGATCGATCGGCACGCGAAGGCGACGGGGGAGACCCGATCGGGTTTACTCGCGCGTGCGGCGGTGCGGTACATCGGGCGCGAGGCGGGCTCGATGCCGGAGGCGAAGCGGGGCGGGGCGAAGCTGCGGAAGATGCAGAAGCAGAGCAAGCGTCGGTCGGCGTGA
- the ispG gene encoding flavodoxin-dependent (E)-4-hydroxy-3-methylbut-2-enyl-diphosphate synthase: protein MFTRRPTRQISVGDDRVGIVRIGGGIADRAGNPTTPAPVSVQTMTAGYTHDVEKCIAEIHKLTTAGADIVRVAVPEKKDTDALKEILAAVKVPIVADVHFHFQRALEAVEAGVHKIRLNPGNISDRKQVIDVIQACKARNLPIRVGVNEGSIIERKDKQKRQKELGAVFSEHKHGYLLAIMIAKLEEYLDIFYEQDFYDISISAKSMDAALVIDAYSEISKRFDHPLHLGVTHAGPKETGCIRSIAALSGLLTRGIGDTIRISYANDPIYEVEDGLELLWSLSLRERVGVDLIACPTCGRIQVDLFTLVQDVRKQLAAQVTVPMKVAVMGCIVNGPGEAEGADVAVFAGDRRGIIYVQGEKVANVPEPEILERLLAECLAFQGRVLRGEAQLGEKKVDIVPPDPIGELGSGWEKIAREKLIAGPAGSGPRVTPPTQVTFGQT, encoded by the coding sequence ATGTTTACCCGCCGCCCAACCAGACAGATTTCCGTCGGTGACGACCGCGTCGGCATTGTCCGCATCGGCGGCGGCATCGCCGACCGCGCCGGCAACCCGACGACCCCCGCGCCGGTCTCCGTGCAGACGATGACGGCCGGGTACACGCACGATGTGGAGAAGTGCATCGCGGAGATCCACAAGCTGACGACGGCGGGGGCGGACATTGTGCGCGTGGCGGTGCCGGAGAAGAAGGACACCGATGCGCTCAAGGAGATCCTCGCCGCGGTGAAGGTGCCGATCGTCGCGGATGTCCACTTCCACTTTCAGCGTGCGCTGGAGGCGGTGGAAGCGGGTGTCCACAAGATCCGGCTGAATCCCGGCAACATCAGCGACCGCAAGCAGGTGATCGACGTCATCCAGGCGTGCAAGGCGAGGAACCTCCCGATCCGCGTGGGCGTGAACGAGGGGTCGATCATCGAGCGCAAGGACAAGCAGAAGCGTCAGAAGGAGCTGGGCGCGGTCTTCAGCGAGCACAAGCACGGGTATCTGCTGGCGATCATGATCGCGAAGCTCGAGGAGTACCTCGATATCTTCTACGAGCAGGATTTTTACGACATCTCGATCTCGGCGAAGTCGATGGATGCCGCGCTCGTGATCGACGCCTACAGCGAGATCAGCAAGCGGTTCGATCATCCGCTGCACCTGGGCGTCACGCACGCGGGGCCGAAGGAGACGGGGTGCATCCGGTCGATTGCTGCACTTTCCGGGCTGCTGACGCGCGGGATCGGCGACACGATTCGTATCTCTTATGCCAACGACCCGATTTATGAGGTTGAGGATGGGCTGGAGCTGCTGTGGTCGTTGTCGCTGCGCGAGCGCGTGGGGGTTGATCTGATTGCGTGTCCGACGTGCGGCAGGATCCAGGTGGATCTCTTCACGCTGGTGCAGGATGTCCGCAAGCAGCTCGCGGCACAGGTCACGGTGCCGATGAAGGTCGCCGTGATGGGGTGCATTGTGAACGGGCCGGGGGAGGCGGAGGGCGCGGACGTCGCGGTCTTCGCGGGCGATCGGCGCGGCATTATCTATGTGCAGGGGGAGAAGGTCGCGAACGTGCCGGAGCCGGAGATTCTGGAGAGGTTGCTCGCGGAGTGCCTGGCGTTTCAGGGGCGGGTGCTGCGGGGCGAGGCGCAGCTGGGTGAGAAGAAGGTGGACATCGTGCCGCCTGATCCGATCGGGGAACTCGGGAGCGGTTGGGAGAAGATCGCGCGTGAGAAGCTGATCGCAGGTCCGGCAGGATCCGGGCCTCGGGTGACACCCCCTACACAGGTCACATTTGGCCAGACTTGA
- a CDS encoding MFS transporter, which translates to MAQNALAHGIAVAFNMPAWQVLTPRLVPREDLSKAITLNGISFNAARVIGPATGGLIMKAFQGSAPVALAGTAIVAADALGPAAPAATESTASISRGVSALLLFNAITFIGVLLAVLTTPDAPAPAALRGAWKKPGIAWKRTAEALSWTWRRKGPRAALVAIVIFAVLATPIMQLMPLMVSEVYARQEDVFGLLLALMGCGAVVGGFAMKLIPKWYPMHHFIPLSILGAGLSILTFSLINVETYAYPVMFIIGIFWMWGFNACNVAIQHLVSEEMRGRVSAVVNSIALGLMPVGTWVASAAGHSAEHALKSVRPEWIHTGSATQLGLAIVSAALIVAALVMLIWRTPEVDGIEPGQPGYDRKPGLWRGITASTHRPRR; encoded by the coding sequence ATGGCGCAAAATGCTCTCGCGCACGGCATCGCTGTTGCCTTCAACATGCCGGCGTGGCAGGTGCTCACGCCGCGTCTGGTCCCCCGCGAGGATCTCTCGAAGGCCATCACCCTCAACGGCATCTCCTTCAATGCCGCACGCGTCATCGGCCCCGCCACCGGCGGCCTGATCATGAAGGCCTTCCAGGGCTCGGCCCCGGTCGCGCTGGCCGGCACCGCGATCGTCGCGGCGGACGCCCTGGGACCAGCAGCCCCCGCCGCAACCGAGAGCACCGCATCCATCAGTCGGGGCGTCTCCGCGCTTCTTCTCTTCAACGCCATCACGTTCATCGGCGTGCTGCTCGCGGTCCTGACGACGCCCGATGCGCCCGCCCCCGCCGCTCTCCGCGGCGCGTGGAAGAAGCCCGGCATCGCCTGGAAACGCACCGCCGAGGCCCTTTCGTGGACGTGGCGACGCAAGGGGCCGCGGGCCGCGCTCGTCGCGATCGTGATCTTTGCTGTTCTCGCGACGCCCATCATGCAGCTCATGCCGCTGATGGTCTCGGAGGTGTACGCCAGGCAGGAAGATGTCTTCGGCCTGCTGCTCGCGCTCATGGGGTGCGGCGCGGTCGTCGGGGGCTTCGCGATGAAACTCATCCCGAAGTGGTACCCCATGCACCACTTCATCCCGCTCAGCATCCTCGGTGCCGGGCTCTCGATCCTCACCTTCTCGCTCATCAACGTCGAGACCTACGCCTACCCCGTCATGTTCATCATCGGGATCTTCTGGATGTGGGGCTTCAACGCCTGCAATGTGGCCATCCAGCACCTGGTTTCAGAGGAGATGCGCGGGCGCGTCTCCGCCGTCGTCAACAGCATCGCGCTCGGGCTCATGCCCGTCGGCACGTGGGTCGCTTCCGCGGCGGGCCACAGCGCGGAGCACGCGCTGAAATCCGTGCGCCCCGAGTGGATACACACGGGATCCGCGACGCAGCTCGGGCTCGCGATTGTGTCCGCAGCACTCATCGTCGCGGCTCTCGTCATGCTCATCTGGCGCACGCCCGAAGTCGATGGCATCGAGCCCGGCCAGCCGGGCTACGACCGCAAGCCGGGATTGTGGCGCGGGATCACCGCGTCGACGCATCGGCCACGCAGATAG